From Acinetobacter suaedae, one genomic window encodes:
- the sohB gene encoding protease SohB: MLFHLPKFPAEIRISHLNARVNEQRKKIAQTTASRLELLQLVQQLAKEAKARKKNDKKIYVLDFKGDMQASAVDTIREEITLILATAKAGHDRVVVRLESPGGMVHGYGLAAAQLVRLRDAGFHVTICVDKVAASGGYMMACIANEIISAPFAVVGSIGVVAQVPNFNRLLKQHHVDFDLYTAGQYKRTVTMFGENTPEGKAKFEEELQQTHVLFKHFIEKYRPQLDVEKVATGEHWYGEDARQLNLVDKLQTSDEYLLGLLSQHDVYVINTRKRPTFGEKLGLQAAQMAENLIPTVMGKLADSLAKANSSLVQMRDPKF, translated from the coding sequence ATGTTATTCCATTTACCTAAATTTCCTGCCGAAATTCGTATTAGCCATTTAAACGCGCGTGTAAATGAACAAAGAAAAAAGATTGCGCAAACCACAGCTTCTCGTTTGGAATTATTGCAACTTGTTCAACAGCTTGCAAAAGAAGCAAAAGCACGTAAAAAGAATGATAAGAAAATATATGTTCTAGATTTTAAAGGGGATATGCAGGCTTCTGCTGTAGACACTATTCGTGAAGAAATCACTTTGATTCTTGCAACTGCAAAAGCAGGGCATGATCGTGTTGTGGTACGCTTAGAAAGCCCAGGTGGTATGGTTCATGGTTATGGTCTTGCTGCTGCACAATTGGTTCGTTTACGTGATGCTGGTTTTCATGTGACAATTTGTGTGGATAAAGTGGCTGCCAGCGGTGGTTATATGATGGCATGCATCGCGAATGAAATCATCTCAGCGCCTTTTGCGGTCGTTGGATCGATTGGTGTGGTGGCGCAAGTTCCAAATTTTAATCGTTTGCTTAAACAACATCATGTTGATTTTGATCTTTATACAGCCGGTCAATATAAACGTACAGTAACCATGTTTGGTGAAAATACACCTGAAGGCAAAGCTAAATTTGAAGAAGAATTACAACAGACACACGTTCTCTTCAAACACTTCATCGAAAAATATCGTCCTCAATTGGATGTTGAAAAAGTTGCAACAGGTGAGCACTGGTATGGTGAAGATGCACGTCAGTTAAATTTAGTGGATAAGCTTCAGACCTCAGATGAATATTTACTTGGTTTGTTGTCGCAACATGATGTCTATGTCATTAATACGCGCAAGCGTCCAACTTTTGGTGAAAAGCTTGGATTACAAGCAGCACAAATGGCTGAAAATCTTATTCCAACTGTCATGGGTAAGTTGGCTGATAGTTTAGCTAAAGCAAATAGCAGTTTGGTACAAATGCGTGATCCTAAGTTCTAA
- a CDS encoding aromatic ring-hydroxylating oxygenase subunit alpha gives MNTKAIATFNPDLPIHMTFSEHDWHLLAQHWYPIALARDITEQPTATMLLDMPLVIYKMADQLVVAKDACPHRGVPLSLGRNDGLGVVCRYHGLRFGENGKCNRIPAHPEHKISERFHLKTYAAIEKYGLIWCNLTANKDALPAIPHMPYWDHLDFQQLVCPSVELNCFAGRQLEGFIDVAHFAWVHPDTFGDPDNVEVPDYTTTETTYGFDADYISSVGRYPIGMDQRGQEGFQWLRHFEISLPFTATLTIHFPNDSKQVIMNAASPVSARQTRLFAPICRNYDKDLPVEDAYKFNLEIFEEDRLIVETQKPEYLPLDLSMEAHFPADRSSSMYRKLLRKMGFSPIFAA, from the coding sequence ATGAATACTAAAGCCATCGCAACCTTCAATCCTGATTTACCCATTCACATGACATTTTCAGAGCATGATTGGCATCTGCTTGCACAGCATTGGTATCCAATCGCCTTAGCCCGTGATATTACAGAACAGCCCACAGCCACCATGTTACTCGATATGCCACTGGTGATTTACAAAATGGCAGACCAACTTGTTGTTGCCAAAGATGCCTGTCCACATCGTGGTGTTCCCCTGAGTTTAGGCCGTAATGATGGATTAGGTGTGGTCTGTCGCTATCACGGTTTACGTTTCGGTGAAAATGGAAAATGTAATCGTATTCCCGCCCATCCAGAACATAAAATATCTGAACGCTTTCATCTAAAAACATATGCTGCTATCGAGAAATATGGCCTGATCTGGTGCAATCTCACAGCGAATAAAGATGCGTTACCCGCTATTCCACACATGCCTTATTGGGATCATCTAGACTTTCAACAATTGGTCTGTCCGTCTGTAGAGCTCAATTGTTTTGCAGGAAGACAGCTTGAAGGTTTTATTGATGTGGCTCATTTTGCTTGGGTACATCCTGATACTTTTGGAGACCCAGACAATGTTGAAGTACCAGATTACACGACGACAGAGACCACTTACGGTTTTGATGCAGATTATATAAGTAGTGTCGGTCGTTACCCGATTGGTATGGATCAGCGTGGACAAGAAGGCTTTCAGTGGTTAAGGCATTTTGAAATCAGCCTTCCCTTTACCGCAACACTGACGATCCATTTTCCGAATGATAGCAAGCAAGTGATTATGAATGCTGCTAGTCCTGTGTCTGCGCGTCAAACGCGTTTATTTGCACCAATCTGCCGTAACTATGATAAAGACTTACCTGTCGAAGATGCCTATAAATTCAATTTAGAAATTTTTGAAGAAGATCGCCTCATTGTAGAAACTCAAAAACCTGAATATCTACCACTAGACCTATCTATGGAAGCACATTTCCCAGCAGATCGTAGTTCTAGCATGTACCGTAAACTGCTCCGAAAAATGGGATTTAGTCCAATTTTTGCTGCCTGA
- the pstB gene encoding phosphate ABC transporter ATP-binding protein PstB, with amino-acid sequence MNTIDTTNSLEKDKSVNPQQTQFTSSETSAHQETAFVAQFETSVKAKSSLQGDVKISTQDVHVYYGETEAIKGIDLDIYQNEVIAFIGPSGCGKSTFLRTLNRMNDTIDICRVTGKVTLDNQDIYDPNLDVVLLRAQVGMVFQKPNPFPKSIFDNVAYGPKLHGLARNKYDLEEIVENSLRKAGLWDEVKDRLNQPGTGLSGGQQQRLCIARTIAVSPEVILMDEPCSALDPIATAKIEELISELSEQYTIAIVTHSMQQAARVSDRTAYFHLGDLIEVNSTEKVFTQPDHQLTEAYITGRFG; translated from the coding sequence ATGAATACTATAGATACCACGAACTCCTTAGAAAAGGATAAATCAGTGAATCCACAGCAAACTCAATTTACATCGTCAGAAACATCAGCACATCAAGAAACAGCTTTTGTTGCGCAGTTTGAAACTTCTGTCAAAGCAAAAAGCTCATTGCAAGGTGATGTGAAAATTAGTACTCAAGATGTTCATGTGTACTATGGTGAAACTGAGGCAATCAAGGGGATTGACCTTGATATTTACCAAAATGAAGTCATTGCATTTATTGGTCCATCTGGGTGTGGTAAATCAACCTTTCTTCGTACACTGAATCGTATGAATGACACGATTGATATTTGTCGTGTAACAGGCAAGGTGACATTAGATAATCAAGATATCTATGATCCAAACTTAGATGTGGTGTTATTGCGCGCACAAGTTGGCATGGTATTCCAAAAACCAAACCCATTCCCAAAGTCAATTTTTGACAACGTTGCATATGGTCCTAAACTTCACGGTTTGGCACGTAACAAATATGACTTAGAAGAAATTGTAGAAAATAGTTTACGTAAAGCTGGTCTATGGGATGAAGTCAAAGATCGTTTAAATCAACCTGGTACAGGTTTATCTGGTGGTCAACAACAGCGTTTGTGTATTGCACGTACGATTGCGGTCAGTCCAGAAGTGATTTTAATGGATGAGCCATGTTCAGCACTAGATCCGATTGCAACAGCAAAGATTGAAGAGTTAATATCTGAGCTTTCTGAACAATATACAATTGCAATTGTAACCCACTCAATGCAACAAGCAGCACGTGTCTCTGACCGTACAGCGTATTTTCACTTAGGTGATTTGATTGAAGTGAATTCAACAGAAAAAGTTTTCACTCAACCTGATCATCAATTAACTGAAGCTTATATTACGGGTCGTTTTGGTTAA
- the pstC gene encoding phosphate ABC transporter permease subunit PstC → MNLLIIGVLLALVAIAYQIGLRKSRNLAGKGNNSAALHSRPGYYGALVALWCGIPAFLILLIWNVVEPTVLKQIVFNHIPATVNASLDESGRSVLFSRVQAIASGFGVTDQAATYELAAAKELAKFQSIGTFAKVAVVISAALAGLVWAKRTISQQFRARNQVERAINVGLILCSGVAILTTIGIVLSMFSEALRFFSFVSPFDFFFGTEWNPGFSTSGTAEGSYGLLPLLWGTLMVSGVALLVAVPVGLMIAIYLAEYASPRLRSWAKPTIEILAGIPTIVYGVFALMIIGPYFRLFGEAIGLNINATSALTAGFVMGIMIIPFVSSLSDDIITQVPRSLRDGSLGLGATKSETIRRVVMPAALPGIVGAFLLAASRAIGETMIVVLAAGNSPILHANPLEAVSTVTVTIVNQLTGDTDFASPQALVAFALGLTLFVITLGLNIIALYIVRKYREQYE, encoded by the coding sequence ATGAATCTGCTAATTATCGGTGTGTTGTTGGCCCTTGTGGCAATCGCATATCAAATTGGGCTGAGAAAAAGCCGTAACCTAGCAGGTAAGGGAAATAACTCGGCTGCATTGCATTCGCGTCCCGGCTATTATGGTGCTTTGGTTGCTTTGTGGTGTGGTATTCCAGCTTTTTTAATTTTGTTGATTTGGAATGTGGTTGAGCCAACAGTATTAAAACAAATTGTATTTAATCATATTCCTGCCACTGTGAATGCGAGCCTAGATGAAAGTGGTCGTTCAGTTTTATTTAGTCGTGTACAAGCAATTGCTTCAGGCTTTGGGGTAACTGATCAAGCTGCAACTTACGAGCTTGCAGCAGCTAAAGAGCTGGCTAAATTTCAGAGTATTGGTACCTTTGCTAAAGTAGCAGTTGTGATTAGTGCAGCACTGGCGGGATTAGTTTGGGCCAAAAGAACAATCAGTCAACAGTTTCGAGCGCGTAATCAAGTTGAACGTGCGATTAACGTTGGTTTAATTTTATGTTCTGGTGTTGCGATTCTAACCACGATTGGAATCGTATTGTCGATGTTCAGTGAGGCTTTACGCTTTTTTAGTTTTGTTAGTCCATTTGATTTCTTCTTTGGAACAGAATGGAATCCTGGTTTTAGCACTTCTGGTACTGCTGAAGGAAGTTATGGTTTATTACCATTGCTTTGGGGTACGTTAATGGTCAGTGGAGTTGCACTTTTAGTTGCAGTTCCTGTTGGATTGATGATTGCGATTTATTTGGCGGAATATGCCTCACCACGTTTACGCTCTTGGGCAAAACCAACGATTGAAATTTTGGCTGGTATTCCAACGATTGTGTATGGTGTCTTTGCATTAATGATCATCGGACCATATTTCCGATTGTTCGGTGAGGCGATAGGACTCAATATCAATGCGACCAGCGCGCTTACTGCTGGCTTCGTTATGGGGATTATGATTATCCCATTTGTATCGTCTTTATCGGATGACATCATTACACAAGTGCCGAGATCGTTGCGTGATGGTTCTTTGGGCTTAGGTGCGACTAAATCAGAAACGATTCGTCGAGTGGTGATGCCAGCTGCGCTACCAGGGATCGTTGGTGCATTCTTACTGGCTGCTTCGCGTGCGATTGGTGAAACCATGATCGTGGTGTTAGCCGCAGGTAATAGTCCAATATTGCATGCAAATCCATTAGAAGCTGTATCTACTGTAACGGTAACTATTGTAAATCAATTAACTGGAGATACCGACTTTGCAAGCCCACAAGCACTTGTGGCATTTGCACTTGGTTTGACCTTATTTGTAATTACATTGGGTCTCAACATTATTGCACTTTATATCGTGCGTAAATATCGTGAGCAATACGAATGA
- a CDS encoding substrate-binding domain-containing protein has protein sequence MRLNPRNLAIALAVTGATVATTANAARDTIQIAGSSTVLPFASIAAEEFGNTFPQFKTPVVGSGGSSGGLKQFCQGVGDNTIDVANSSRKIKDSEIEVCKKAGVNQILEIKIGYDGIVFASNINKAAFKLKPYHVFTAIAAELPSNGKLVPNPYTRWNQIDKTLPNEPITLVIPGSNHGTREVFQEKMVDSGCETYEYIKGLDKDAQKKACTNFRKDGRVIEIAGDYTETLARLRTNQSAVGVFGLSFYDQNRDKLRVATVNNVVPSEATILSGKYPVSRPLYFYVKGEHLKSIKGLPQYVEYFLNKNVTGKGSKLERAGLIPMSDSERAKILADFKAGKTVK, from the coding sequence ATGCGCTTAAACCCACGTAATCTCGCAATTGCATTAGCTGTAACTGGGGCAACTGTAGCAACGACTGCAAACGCAGCTCGTGATACGATCCAAATTGCTGGTTCTTCAACTGTTTTGCCTTTCGCAAGTATTGCAGCAGAAGAGTTTGGTAACACTTTCCCACAATTTAAAACGCCTGTTGTTGGTTCTGGTGGTTCTTCAGGTGGTTTAAAACAATTCTGTCAAGGTGTGGGTGATAACACGATCGATGTTGCAAACTCATCTCGTAAAATTAAAGATTCTGAAATTGAAGTTTGTAAAAAAGCTGGTGTTAATCAAATTTTAGAAATAAAAATTGGTTATGACGGTATCGTATTTGCATCAAATATTAATAAAGCAGCATTTAAATTAAAGCCTTATCATGTATTTACCGCGATTGCAGCTGAGTTACCATCAAATGGTAAGTTAGTGCCAAATCCGTATACACGTTGGAATCAAATTGATAAAACTTTACCGAATGAGCCAATTACATTGGTAATTCCTGGCTCTAACCACGGTACACGTGAAGTCTTCCAAGAGAAAATGGTAGATTCAGGTTGTGAAACTTATGAATATATCAAAGGCTTAGACAAAGACGCACAGAAAAAAGCATGTACTAACTTCCGTAAAGATGGTCGTGTAATTGAAATTGCAGGTGATTACACAGAAACGCTTGCACGTTTAAGAACAAATCAAAGTGCTGTCGGTGTATTTGGTTTGAGTTTCTACGATCAAAACCGTGACAAACTTCGCGTGGCGACAGTGAATAACGTTGTTCCTTCAGAAGCAACAATTTTAAGTGGTAAGTATCCTGTTTCACGTCCTTTATATTTCTATGTGAAAGGGGAACATTTGAAATCAATCAAAGGTTTACCTCAATATGTAGAATACTTCTTGAATAAGAATGTGACAGGTAAAGGTTCTAAATTAGAGCGCGCTGGTTTAATTCCAATGTCGGATAGCGAGCGTGCAAAAATCTTGGCGGACTTTAAAGCAGGTAAAACTGTTAAATAA
- the pstA gene encoding phosphate ABC transporter permease PstA, protein MTSSNTSPVDQSPAFDPQAAQELREERKARIEKSLAKRHRKEKTFRFFGFSAVMLGLAFVALLFVSILSKGLPAFWQNTMTIPVYFDPTIIDAGAPPKRQAGESPARFEERYIEWQTQMGMVDWDALIANAIITKDPAVESQRDELRGLYTSSEAYRLRDMVFANPSLIGKTQDIKILADANVDVWLAGNIDRSLPDEQQQLNPELRQLADQLKADGVIKNSFNTNLFVNPDSRSSPATSGLAGAFMGSLFMMLIVILISIPIGVASAIYLEEFAPKNVMTDIIEVNINNLAAVPSIVFGLLGAAIFIGWMHLPISAPLVGGLVLSLMTLPTVIITTRASLKAVPPSIRQAALGLGASRVQTVFHHVLPLALPGILTGAIIGVAQALGETAPLLLIGMSAFVASVPASPLDQSTALPVQIFLWQGNELRNFFEGRTAAAIIVLLALMIGLNSLAIWLRKKFEVRW, encoded by the coding sequence ATGACTTCATCCAATACATCTCCTGTGGATCAGAGTCCTGCATTTGACCCGCAAGCAGCGCAAGAATTACGTGAAGAGCGTAAAGCAAGAATTGAAAAGTCACTTGCGAAACGTCATCGCAAAGAAAAGACCTTTCGTTTCTTTGGGTTTTCAGCCGTGATGCTTGGCTTAGCGTTTGTTGCATTGCTTTTCGTGAGTATTTTATCGAAGGGGCTTCCAGCTTTCTGGCAAAATACGATGACGATTCCAGTGTATTTTGATCCGACTATTATCGATGCGGGTGCACCTCCAAAGCGTCAAGCTGGTGAGAGTCCAGCGCGTTTTGAAGAGCGTTATATTGAGTGGCAAACGCAAATGGGAATGGTCGATTGGGATGCTTTAATTGCAAATGCGATCATTACAAAAGATCCTGCGGTTGAATCTCAACGTGATGAGTTGAGAGGTCTATATACCAGTTCAGAAGCATACCGTTTACGTGACATGGTATTTGCCAATCCATCACTGATTGGTAAAACACAAGATATTAAGATTTTGGCTGATGCAAATGTAGATGTTTGGTTGGCAGGTAATATTGATCGTTCTCTTCCAGATGAACAGCAGCAATTAAACCCAGAATTACGTCAGTTAGCGGATCAATTAAAAGCAGATGGCGTGATTAAAAATAGTTTTAATACGAACTTGTTTGTTAATCCAGATTCGCGTAGTTCTCCTGCAACGAGTGGTTTGGCAGGTGCATTCATGGGCTCTTTGTTCATGATGCTTATCGTGATCTTGATTTCGATTCCAATCGGTGTGGCAAGTGCGATTTACTTAGAAGAGTTTGCACCAAAGAATGTGATGACTGATATTATTGAAGTCAATATCAATAACTTGGCAGCAGTACCTTCGATTGTATTTGGTTTATTAGGTGCAGCAATCTTTATTGGCTGGATGCATTTACCGATCTCAGCGCCATTAGTGGGTGGTTTGGTCTTGAGTTTAATGACGCTTCCAACAGTGATTATTACAACACGTGCATCACTGAAAGCCGTTCCTCCTTCGATTCGTCAAGCTGCTCTAGGCTTGGGTGCATCGAGAGTTCAAACCGTTTTCCATCATGTTTTACCGTTGGCTTTGCCTGGTATTTTGACGGGAGCAATTATTGGTGTTGCACAAGCACTTGGTGAGACAGCACCACTCTTGTTAATTGGTATGAGTGCTTTCGTCGCGAGTGTACCAGCTTCGCCATTAGATCAATCTACAGCGTTACCTGTACAAATTTTCTTATGGCAGGGCAATGAATTGCGCAACTTCTTCGAAGGGCGTACCGCAGCAGCGATTATTGTGTTGCTTGCTCTGATGATTGGTTTAAACAGTCTTGCAATTTGGTTACGTAAGAAATTTGAAGTACGTTGGTAA